One window of the Cryptomeria japonica chromosome 7, Sugi_1.0, whole genome shotgun sequence genome contains the following:
- the LOC131053171 gene encoding pentatricopeptide repeat-containing protein At3g12770-like, translating to MHSYFKLFQTCSNIKQLQQIHAHIIARGLAENEILGSRLISAYGKRQSVDYARLVFDIIPKESVFLWNSMITGYSKNGFWDKTLELFCQMQNEQEADHFTFPCVLKACAAKSALQKGREVHVRAITCGLESHLFAANAVITMYAKCRRVEDARKVFDKMCPSERDTVSWNSMVGGYVQNGKGTKALELYIQMKTRIEPDAVTFISLLPIFSDVNKGKEIHACIISSGLHLNLQLGNALVAMYAKCGVIECALKVFDGMLEKDVVSWTAMITGYVQNGQSGEALKLFHKMQLAEVKPNAVTFISVLPACNALVALQQGKEVHNSVIRNGFESDVFVVSTLIDMYVKCGSLKIALHLFNTMVHKDPALWTAMISSYSINGCADEAIRLFDRMLTLGYKPDSVTFVAVLSACSRAGMVVKGRRYFDRMKLDYCIVPGLEHYACIVDLLGRAGHLDEAYDFIGNMPLKPNDDVRGALLGACRIHQNIQLGELVAEHLYDLKPKKAGYYVLMSNIYAAAGRWDGVEKVRAIMKDKGAKKMPGYAWIEIKKKVHAFLVEDRAHAQSAEIYKTLEDLIGKMKEAGYVPNTNFVLQDVEEEEKEHTLCSHSEKLALAFGLMNIQCPGTSIRIIKNLRICGDCHHAMKFISRIVEREIIIRDLSRFHHFKNGECSCGNYW from the coding sequence ATGCATTCTTACTTTAAGCTGTTtcaaacatgctccaatatcaaaCAGTTGCAGCAAATCCATGCACACATTATTGCGAGGGGACTCGCCGAAAATGAAATATTGGGGTCTAGGCTTATAAGCGCGTATGGAAAGCGGCAGAGTGTAGATTATGCACGCCTGGTTTTTGACATAATTCCCAAAGAAAGCGTATTTTTATGGAATTCAATGATTACTGGGTATTCCAAGAATGGGTTTTGGGACAAAACCCTGGAGCTCTTTTGCCAAATGCAGAATGAACAAGAAGCAGACCATTTTACATTCCCCTGCGTTCTCAAAGCATGCGCTGCAAAGTCTGCTCTGCAGAAAGGCAGGGAAGTTCATGTTCGTGCAATAACATGTGGATTGGAATCCCATCTGTTTGCAGCGAATGCCGTTATTACCATGTATGCGAAATGCAGGCGTGTGGAAGATGCAcgcaaagtgtttgacaaaatgtgtCCATCCGAAAGAGATACGGTGTCCTGGAACTCTATGGTTGGAGGGTATGTGCAGAATGGGAAGGGAACCAAGGCTTTGGAATTATACATTCAAATGAAGACGAGGATCGAACCAGATGCAGTGACATTCATAAGCCTTCTTCCAATCTTTTCAGATGTCAATAAAGGTAAGGAGATTCATGCTTGCATAATCAGTAGTGGACTGCATTTGAATTTGCAGCTGGGGAACGCACTTGTAGCAATGTATGCTAAATGCGGCGTTATTGAGTGCGCGCTCAAAGTGTTTGACGGAATGCTTGAAAAAGATGTCGTATCATGGACTGCAATGATCACAGGATATGTCCAGAATGGACAGAGTGGGGAAGCCTTAAAGTTGTTCCACAAAATGCAGCTGGCAGAGGTCAAGCCAAATGCTGTTACTTTCATAAGTGTTCTTCCAGCTTGCAACGCCCTAGTAGCTCTTCAACAAGGTAAGGAGGTACATAATTCAGTTATAAGAAATGGGTTTGAATCGGATGTTTTCGTGGTCAgtaccctgatagacatgtatgtCAAATGTGGGAGTTTGAAGATTGCACTTCACTTATTTAACACAATGGTGCATAAAGATCCGGCCTTGTGGACTGCAATGATTTCTAGCTATAGTATAAATGGGTGTGCCGATGAGGCAATTAGGCTTTTCGATCGAATGCTTACGTTAGGATATAAGCCGGACAGTGTCACCTTTGTCGCTGTTCTATCTGCTTGCAGTCGTGCAGGCATGGTGGTGAAAGGCCGGCGTTACTTTGATAGGATGAAACTAGATTATTGCATTGTACCTGGGTTGGAGCACTATGCATGCATTGTAGACCTTCTTGGTCGAGCAGGGCACTTGGACGAGGCATATGATTTCATTGGCAATATGCCGTTAAAACCAAATGATGATGTGCGGGGTGCCTTGCTTGGTGCCTGCAGAATTCATCAAAATATACAGTTGGGAGAGCTTGTAGCAGAACATCTCTATGACCTGAAACCCAAGAAGGCTGGCTATTATGTTCTGATGTCAAATATCTATGCTGCAGCTGGAAGGTGGGATGGTGTAGAAAAGGTAAGAGCAATAATGAAAGACAAGGGGGCGAAAAAGATGCCAGGATATGCCTGGATTGAGATCAAGAAAAAGGTTCATGCATTCCTCGTAGAGGACAGAGCACATGCACAATCAGCAGAAATTTATAAAACATTAGAGGATTTGATCGGGAAAATGAAAGAGGCAGGATATGTGCCCAATACAAACTTTGTGTTGCAAGATGTGGAGGAGGAAGAAAAGGAGCATACCTTATGTAGTCATAGTGAGAAGCTGGCTCTTGCTTTTGGGCTTATGAATATTCAATGCCCTGGTACATCTATCCGAATCATAAAGAATCTTCGCATTTGTGGGGATTGCCACCATGCCATGAAGTTTATCTCCAGAATTGTTGAACGAGAAATAATTATTAGAGACTTGAGTCGCTTTCATCATTTCAAGAATGGGGAATGTTCTTGTGGAAATTACTGGTGA